The Cytobacillus firmus genome segment ATAGGGTACATATAAAGAGGTTTAAAACAGTTTTAGAGATTATTATAATTATTATTATATTAAATTAATTATCGTTTGTTATTTATAATTATTTTATTTTGAATGTGAACTTATTTCTGTTATAATGAGAATGTTAGTGGCGAGGGAGGGACTTTCGGTATGGAAAGCAGAATTGAAAGAATCAAAAAACAGTTGCATTCATCCAGCTATAAACTAACACCACAGCGAGAGGCAACAGTTCGCGTCCTGTTAGAACACGAAGAGGATCATTTAAGTGCGGAAGATGTCTACCTCCTAGTAAAAGAGAAATCGCCTGAGATAGGCTTGGCAACTGTATATAGAACACTTGAATTGCTGACTGAATTAAAAATTGTCGATAAAATCAACTTCGGTGATGGAGTTTCCCGCTATGACCTGCGTCAGGAAGGGGCAGCCCATTTTCACCACCATTTAGTCTGTATTGAGTGCGGAGCTGTTGATGAAATACAGGAAGATTTGCTTGAAGACGTAGAGGAAGT includes the following:
- the fur gene encoding ferric iron uptake transcriptional regulator; its protein translation is MESRIERIKKQLHSSSYKLTPQREATVRVLLEHEEDHLSAEDVYLLVKEKSPEIGLATVYRTLELLTELKIVDKINFGDGVSRYDLRQEGAAHFHHHLVCIECGAVDEIQEDLLEDVEEVVERRWNFKIKDHRLTFHGICYRCQDKQTETETEADEN